In bacterium 336/3, the following proteins share a genomic window:
- a CDS encoding cytochrome C oxidase subunit II, producing MQNYQDLINSSETRVFKVVFPNTTNHYDTLFGGTALQLMDEVAFITATRFSRKKMVTVSSSKVDFKKSIPADTIIEIIGRVIKVGNTSLEVEVQIFKEEMYENYREQAIQGVFTFVALDDEKKPISVF from the coding sequence ATGCAAAACTATCAAGATTTAATAAATTCCTCTGAAACAAGGGTTTTTAAGGTTGTGTTTCCGAATACTACCAATCATTATGATACTCTTTTTGGAGGTACAGCCTTACAACTCATGGATGAAGTGGCTTTTATTACCGCTACTCGTTTTAGTCGTAAAAAAATGGTAACAGTATCTTCCAGCAAAGTAGATTTCAAAAAAAGTATCCCTGCTGATACCATTATTGAAATTATAGGAAGGGTTATCAAAGTTGGCAATACAAGCCTTGAAGTAGAAGTACAAATTTTCAAAGAAGAAATGTATGAGAATTACAGAGAGCAAGCCATACAAGGTGTTTTTACTTTTGTTGCTCTTGATGATGAAAAAAAACCTATCAGTGTATTCTAA
- a CDS encoding ubiquinone biosynthesis protein UbiA gives MMQKSTLLHLRIPFSIFLMPVFLFAFSQALTIDWIKTSIAFVAIHLFLYPASNGFNSYFDKDKESIGGLENPPPVSKELYWASLVFDTIAIGLAFFVSWLFAVALLIYGLVSKAYSHPSIRLKKYPFASWLTIGFFQGFFTYLMSILAINDLNFSELWGMHIIVPAILSMLLLLGSYPMTQVYQHYEDAQRGDKTLSLLLGVRGTFILTAFAFFIANLGFIGYFYALHSNTSIIIFEVALSPILVYFGNWFLKVLKDKSQANFKNTMLLNQISSICTSTAFILIRIFA, from the coding sequence ATCATGCAGAAATCTACTTTATTACACTTACGCATACCTTTTTCAATCTTTTTAATGCCTGTATTTTTATTTGCTTTTAGCCAAGCCCTTACTATAGATTGGATAAAAACAAGTATTGCCTTTGTAGCTATTCATTTATTTTTATATCCAGCAAGTAATGGGTTCAATAGTTATTTTGATAAAGACAAAGAAAGTATTGGAGGCTTAGAAAACCCTCCTCCTGTCAGTAAAGAACTTTATTGGGCTTCTTTGGTATTCGATACAATTGCTATTGGGCTTGCTTTTTTTGTGTCTTGGTTATTTGCGGTAGCCTTATTGATATACGGACTTGTTTCAAAAGCTTATTCCCACCCAAGTATTAGGCTTAAAAAATACCCTTTTGCAAGTTGGTTAACCATTGGCTTTTTTCAAGGTTTTTTTACTTATTTAATGAGTATTTTGGCTATCAATGACCTAAATTTTTCAGAACTTTGGGGCATGCATATAATAGTACCCGCTATTTTGTCTATGTTACTTCTTTTGGGTTCATATCCTATGACGCAAGTATATCAGCATTATGAAGATGCTCAAAGAGGTGATAAAACGCTTAGCTTACTTTTAGGTGTACGAGGTACCTTTATACTTACAGCTTTTGCATTTTTTATAGCTAATTTAGGCTTCATTGGCTATTTTTATGCCTTACATTCAAATACAAGCATCATTATTTTCGAGGTTGCCCTATCTCCTATTTTAGTATATTTTGGAAATTGGTTTTTAAAAGTATTGAAAGACAAAAGTCAGGCAAACTTCAAGAATACTATGCTTTTGAATCAAATATCTTCTATTTGCACAAGCACTGCTTTTATTCTGATTCGTATTTTTGCCTAA
- a CDS encoding epoxyqueuosine reductase, translating to MNHEKLRYTLLIKQKAKELGFDFCGISKADFLEDQAPRLEQWLKQNMHGEMAYMNNHFDKRLDPRLLVDDAKSVISVLLNYFPKQDLAQENDFKISKYAYGTDYHFVLKDKLKSLLEFMHTEIGEIGGRAFVDSAPVMDKVWAEKSGLGWVGKHSNLLNRNMGSFFFIGELIVDLDLEYDAPTKDYCGTCTRCIDACPTDAIVNPYVVDGSKCISYFTIELKDQIPQEMKGKFENWIFGCDICQDVCPWNRFASPHQTQAFEPHEDLEKMSKKEWIDITEETFNKVFKNSAVKRTKLKGLQRNINFLQASDDNE from the coding sequence ATGAATCATGAAAAATTAAGATATACCCTACTTATCAAACAAAAAGCCAAGGAATTGGGCTTTGATTTTTGTGGAATTTCTAAAGCTGATTTTTTAGAAGACCAAGCCCCAAGATTAGAGCAATGGCTCAAACAGAATATGCATGGAGAGATGGCATACATGAATAACCATTTTGACAAACGCCTTGATCCTCGATTACTGGTAGATGATGCCAAATCTGTCATTTCAGTATTACTCAATTATTTTCCTAAACAAGATTTAGCTCAAGAAAACGATTTTAAAATCTCTAAATATGCTTATGGTACAGATTACCATTTTGTATTAAAAGATAAACTTAAAAGTTTGCTTGAGTTTATGCATACAGAAATTGGAGAAATTGGTGGCAGAGCCTTTGTCGATTCTGCCCCTGTGATGGACAAAGTATGGGCAGAAAAAAGTGGATTGGGTTGGGTTGGAAAGCATAGTAATTTACTCAACCGAAATATGGGTAGCTTTTTTTTCATTGGCGAACTGATTGTAGATTTAGATCTTGAATATGATGCTCCTACCAAAGATTATTGTGGTACATGCACTCGTTGTATAGATGCCTGTCCCACAGATGCTATCGTGAATCCGTATGTGGTAGATGGAAGTAAATGTATTTCCTATTTTACCATTGAACTCAAAGACCAAATCCCCCAAGAGATGAAGGGAAAGTTTGAAAATTGGATTTTTGGTTGTGATATTTGCCAAGATGTATGCCCTTGGAATCGTTTTGCAAGCCCACACCAAACGCAAGCATTTGAGCCTCATGAAGATTTAGAAAAGATGTCAAAAAAAGAATGGATAGATATTACTGAAGAAACTTTTAACAAAGTTTTCAAAAATTCGGCAGTAAAAAGAACTAAACTAAAAGGCTTGCAACGAAATATTAATTTCCTGCAAGCCAGTGATGATAATGAATGA